Proteins encoded together in one Gemmatimonadota bacterium DH-78 window:
- a CDS encoding PAS domain-containing protein: MTSVFAGNAPPSEGCLLTDIEGRITSVSPDALALFDRPAGDVIGRFIADFVPREQLSRLGDAYRALIETGRSVRCTLALAGQTAGASGTTARFFLIQDTGGRPRAISITFAPSPSAADGDPAVEPDPPPLPGSAGSGAEALVQALMETRALGLSVTDPDGMLLRVNALAAEIMGIDTGIGSSIGSDEWTVAGADGTPLDPAQYPAAIALREGRAVTGQEIRIQRPDGEWRWLSVNSAPVDHPDYGVIIAYTDVTESKESEARLKATFESISDLVFSLDREGRYGVLEGGAGSLFLDGKVASDFAGSLRSEGTGDDPVHQDALDRAFAGEHVVYEWRFDRFDPPRWVQTSLSPMNDASGEINHVVGVTRDVTDRVSLEEARLEMQRRSVEAQKAESLAVLAGGVAHDFNNLLSGVMLNAELARRDVGPSDRARELLDDIVAAAERATELSRQMLAYSGRGAIHRSRVQPNEILRALRSALAPSLAPGQSLDLALADRLPEVEGDQSQIWQAVYNVTSNALEATGENGRVRLSSSVVDFDPATTPLAGATDHLDAGRFVDIVVSDDGPGIDPEIRDRVFEPFFNGGFRGRGLGLSAAQGAMLAHGGAILHEPGPEGGTRFHLLVPLIEGVGPATAAQGEPAETPSVHRRTILFADDEHIVRRAGARLLQALDFDVIEAEDGERALELWEEHRDEIDLVILDVTMPRLGGREALARLRERAPGLRILLTSGYDAADVLGTPGPTPDGFIEKPFRLEHVRAQVEAAIA; the protein is encoded by the coding sequence ATGACCTCAGTGTTCGCAGGTAACGCGCCCCCATCGGAGGGCTGCCTGCTCACCGACATCGAAGGCCGAATCACCTCCGTCAGCCCCGACGCGCTGGCGCTGTTCGACCGCCCCGCGGGTGACGTGATCGGACGGTTCATCGCCGACTTCGTGCCCCGCGAACAACTCTCCCGCCTCGGCGACGCCTATCGGGCGCTGATCGAAACGGGGAGGTCGGTGCGCTGCACACTGGCCCTCGCCGGGCAGACCGCCGGAGCATCCGGCACGACGGCTCGATTCTTCCTGATCCAGGACACCGGCGGCCGTCCGCGGGCGATCTCGATCACCTTCGCTCCGTCTCCGTCGGCGGCCGACGGCGACCCCGCCGTCGAGCCCGACCCGCCTCCTCTTCCGGGCAGCGCGGGCAGCGGCGCCGAGGCTCTGGTGCAGGCGCTGATGGAAACCCGTGCGCTCGGACTGTCGGTCACCGATCCCGACGGGATGCTGCTCAGGGTCAACGCGCTCGCGGCCGAGATCATGGGAATCGACACCGGCATCGGGAGTTCGATCGGCAGCGACGAGTGGACGGTGGCGGGTGCCGACGGCACGCCGCTCGACCCGGCGCAGTATCCCGCCGCCATCGCGCTCCGGGAGGGCCGCGCGGTGACCGGCCAGGAGATCCGGATCCAGCGGCCGGACGGAGAGTGGCGGTGGTTGTCGGTGAACTCGGCCCCGGTCGACCATCCCGACTACGGCGTGATCATCGCCTATACCGACGTGACCGAGTCGAAAGAGAGCGAAGCGCGGCTCAAGGCCACCTTCGAGTCGATCTCCGACCTCGTGTTCAGCCTCGACCGCGAGGGCCGGTACGGCGTGCTGGAGGGGGGGGCCGGCTCGCTCTTCCTCGACGGAAAGGTCGCCTCGGACTTCGCGGGGTCGCTCCGGAGCGAGGGCACCGGAGACGACCCGGTGCACCAGGATGCGCTGGATCGCGCCTTCGCGGGCGAGCACGTGGTGTACGAGTGGCGGTTCGACCGCTTCGATCCACCGCGCTGGGTGCAGACCTCGCTCTCGCCGATGAACGACGCATCGGGCGAGATCAACCATGTCGTGGGAGTCACCCGCGACGTGACCGACCGCGTCTCGCTGGAAGAGGCCCGCCTCGAGATGCAGCGTCGATCGGTAGAGGCGCAGAAGGCGGAGAGCCTGGCCGTGCTCGCGGGCGGGGTCGCGCACGACTTCAACAACCTGCTCAGCGGGGTGATGCTCAACGCCGAGCTCGCACGCCGCGACGTTGGCCCCTCGGATCGTGCCCGCGAGCTTCTCGACGACATCGTCGCCGCCGCCGAGCGCGCAACCGAACTGTCGCGACAGATGCTCGCGTACTCCGGACGAGGCGCGATCCACCGCTCCCGGGTGCAGCCCAACGAGATCCTCCGCGCCCTGCGGTCGGCTCTGGCCCCCTCCCTCGCTCCGGGCCAGTCCCTCGACCTTGCACTCGCGGATCGGCTTCCCGAGGTGGAGGGCGACCAGTCCCAGATCTGGCAGGCGGTCTACAACGTCACCTCCAACGCGCTCGAGGCGACCGGGGAAAACGGACGGGTCCGGCTGAGCTCCTCGGTGGTCGATTTCGACCCGGCCACCACGCCCCTCGCGGGCGCAACCGACCACCTCGACGCCGGCCGATTCGTCGACATCGTGGTGTCGGACGACGGCCCGGGCATCGATCCCGAGATTCGCGATCGGGTGTTCGAGCCGTTCTTCAACGGCGGCTTTCGCGGCCGAGGGCTCGGTCTGTCGGCCGCTCAGGGCGCGATGCTCGCGCACGGCGGAGCGATTCTGCACGAGCCCGGACCGGAGGGCGGCACCCGTTTTCACCTGCTCGTGCCGCTGATCGAAGGGGTGGGACCGGCGACCGCCGCGCAGGGCGAGCCGGCCGAGACCCCGTCGGTGCATCGCCGCACGATCCTCTTCGCGGACGACGAACACATCGTGCGTCGCGCGGGCGCCCGCCTTCTGCAGGCCCTCGACTTCGACGTGATCGAGGCCGAAGACGGGGAGCGAGCGCTCGAGTTGTGGGAGGAACATCGCGACGAGATCGATCTGGTGATTCTCGACGTGACCATGCCTCGGCTCGGTGGTCGCGAGGCGCTGGCCCGCCTGCGAGAGCGCGCGCCCGGCCTGAGGATCCTGCTGACCAGCGGCTACGATGCGGCCGATGTGCTCGGCACGCCGGGCCCCACCCCCGACGGCTTCATCGAGAAGCCTTTCCGGCTCGAGCACGTGCGCGCGCAGGTGGAGGCGGCCATCGCCTGA